One Coffea eugenioides isolate CCC68of chromosome 2, Ceug_1.0, whole genome shotgun sequence genomic window, TCCAACTCACCATCACATCACAGAGAAATTTGGGGCATCCATCACCACCCACTGAAAGATCCCATGGGGGAGGCCCTTGCCAATCATCAACACTTTGCACGAGTCTTTCTTTGTAAGTCATCCCTGCAGATgacctttttcctttcttcttggACATTTTAGGTTTCCTGTCAGAGTCCTTCAACAAAATTTTGTCACCATATTTTCTAGCAATACGCAAGAGGATGACATCCATTTCTTTGGTAAATCCACTTGAtttctcagaggctttagcctCAATAGCAGGAATTCTACCTGGGAACTCAGACATAGTAGCTCGAATCACATTAGAAGCTTCAGAGACATTTTTCCTTAGGACCGTCTGACAACAATTAGAAATCTCAAGAATCTGCTTCAACCCAAGGTTAAAGTTCGATGACCTATGAAAAGAATTCCCTGCAACTAATAGCCCAATATATTAATACCAGATAACCTAAGAAAGCATTGATACAGATAAGAAATCAAGAACATGAGATTTTTGTCTATACACAATTAAGAAAGCtcaatgagaaaaatgataatttATCTGCGTTGAAATAAACCTCAATGGTTCATGCGTCCACACATCATATTAACAGTCAACAGACACTTGAAAGTAGCTATGCATTTAACTTCAAAGGTGACCTCTACATGATGAGATTAACCCAAGAATGTACAGTAGCGAATAGTCACATTAAGGGCGCCCAACCTTCTTTCTCAACCTTTGCTTGGAAGACATTAAATATATCAAGCAAACACTGAGCATCAGCAGCTGCATACGCTTTTTGCTCTTCGCTAAGAGGACGGTGCGACCAATCACTGCATTGAAGTTCCTAAAGCATATGCATCACACTATGTAAATTCCCGAAAATGCAATCAAACACAATAATAAAACTTGAGAATGGAGCCAATGGCAAAGCCGTTGGTAATGTTCGAACCTTTGAAAGTGAAACACCCAGCACTTCTTGGCAAATGGTTGCCAAGCTCTTGCTTTGTTTTGGTACCTTTCTTCCTGAAGATTGCTTGTGCTGTAGATGGCTGTACACACTTGTAATATCTAGAAAAGGCTCCACCTATTCTGACCAATTATCAGTGAAATGGTATCACAAATTATATCAACGCAAAAGGGTAACTGCAAGTCTGCAACATCGTTAATCTAACCTATTTCATCCTCTGAACTATGTTCTCTACCAAGAAAACAAGTAAAAGCCACGTACAATCCAGAAAAATAACAACAATGTCAGCCAAAAAAAATTCGCTATATAGCAGGAGCAATTTTGGTCCAAATAACGTGCATGAGAAAAATCCCACCCTTTTAAAAAGCATGTATTACCTTCATcagccaaaaattgaaaaaataaatgcaTTACCTTGACCAGCCAAAAACTCAAACATAAAAGAGGTGAAAAGTATAGACAGAATTTGGAGGGGAAAGAGAAAAAGTACAATGAAAACCGTACTCACCCTATCGAAACCAGGATCGCAGCCTTGAGAACAGAAAGTGGACGATAAATATACCAAGTCTTGTTTGAACCTAAAACCTAATTTGAGAATATCATGGGATACAAATGCGTTGCTCAATAATTCGTAGATTGAGGGAAGAGGAAGTACGGATAGGTCGAGAAGGAAGACCGGCGACTCGTTGGAGTCCGGGAATAGTCGGCATGCGATTTGGAGGAGAGAGACCGTGGGAAAGGTGGATTGGCGGCTGCGGTGGGGCTTCCATTCGGCGTCGATTCCGACGACAGCGGAGTGAGTCAGACACCAACTCAGGTGGGTGAACTCGGGCGAATCGGTACAAGAGACCCAGTAAATACTGCTACTAGTAAGTTTCGGCTTTTCGCCCGTGGATTCCATTGATGACGGATCTTCCAAAGCAGACTGGACAGTAATACTGTAATAGGTAGGACTGTAGGAGCACTCCTGCCAACAATTACTAGTATTAAGAGTGATTTACAACATCTCCGGCCCTACCCAAACTACTCTTAATTGGTGGTTGTGGGCCGTTGAATCCGTTCGGCCTTGggccttcttctttttttataaTCGCTTTGTTATTTGCAATACCGGAGTTGAATATCTTCACAATTCTTTAGTGAATAGTGGTATCAAAGCCACATCGGTTCGGGGGGGTTTGGGGTTTGGGTTTATTAAGGTCTGCGGGAGCCttcaaaagttgccggcttttgaagGTTTCTCGCAGGTCAACTTTAGTAACGAAAAAGTCTGAGTTTCTCAGTCATCGGAAAAAGACAGAAACCTCGGGGAGGTGATCTCTCCATTTCAGTGGGTGTCTGGGGGGTCTTTACTTCTTAGCAGCGGGGCACCCCTGTGGGgtttctatcccacatcggttcGGGGGGGTTTGGGGTTTGGGTTTATTAAGGTCTGCGGGAGCCttcaaaagttgccggcttttgaagGTTTCTCGCAGGTCAACTTTAGTAACGAAAAAGTCTGAGTTTCTCAGTCATCGGAAAAAGGTATCAAAG contains:
- the LOC113763473 gene encoding uncharacterized protein LOC113763473 isoform X1; its protein translation is MESTGEKPKLTSSSIYWVSCTDSPEFTHLSWCLTHSAVVGIDAEWKPHRSRQSTFPTVSLLQIACRLFPDSNESPVFLLDLSVLPLPSIYELLSNAFVSHDILKLGFRFKQDLVYLSSTFCSQGCDPGFDRVEPFLDITSVYSHLQHKQSSGRKVPKQSKSLATICQEVLGVSLSKELQCSDWSHRPLSEEQKAYAAADAQCLLDIFNVFQAKVEKEVAGNSFHRSSNFNLGLKQILEISNCCQTVLRKNVSEASNVIRATMSEFPGRIPAIEAKASEKSSGFTKEMDVILLRIARKYGDKILLKDSDRKPKMSKKKGKRSSAGMTYKERLVQSVDDWQGPPPWDLSVGGDGCPKFLCDVMVEGLAKHLRCVGIDAAIPHSKNPGTRDLIDQANKEKRVLLTRDAKLLTHNYLIKHQIYMVKSLLKNQQLLEVIKTFQLEICEHQLMSRCTKCNGKFIQKPLTTEEAVEAAKGFQVIPNCLFNKNLEFWQCVDCNQLYWEGTQYHNAVQKFINVCNLNE
- the LOC113763473 gene encoding uncharacterized protein LOC113763473 isoform X2, encoding MESTGEKPKLTSSSIYWVSCTDSPEFTHLSWCLTHSAVVGIDAEWKPHRSRQSTFPTVSLLQIACRLFPDSNESPVFLLDLSVLPLPSIYELLSNAFVSHDILKLGFRFKQDLVYLSSTFCSQGCDPGFDRVEPFLDITSVYSHLQHKQSSGRKVPKQSKSLATICQEVLGVSLSKELQCSDWSHRPLSEEQKAYAAADAQCLLDIFNVFQAKVEKEGNSFHRSSNFNLGLKQILEISNCCQTVLRKNVSEASNVIRATMSEFPGRIPAIEAKASEKSSGFTKEMDVILLRIARKYGDKILLKDSDRKPKMSKKKGKRSSAGMTYKERLVQSVDDWQGPPPWDLSVGGDGCPKFLCDVMVEGLAKHLRCVGIDAAIPHSKNPGTRDLIDQANKEKRVLLTRDAKLLTHNYLIKHQIYMVKSLLKNQQLLEVIKTFQLEICEHQLMSRCTKCNGKFIQKPLTTEEAVEAAKGFQVIPNCLFNKNLEFWQCVDCNQLYWEGTQYHNAVQKFINVCNLNE